Proteins from a single region of Vicia villosa cultivar HV-30 ecotype Madison, WI unplaced genomic scaffold, Vvil1.0 ctg.003201F_1_1, whole genome shotgun sequence:
- the LOC131640569 gene encoding putative F-box/LRR-repeat protein 23, whose translation MSLAKKAKLETTTPNPNPNWLELPTDVTSNILQRLGAVDILTIARNVCPYWWKICKDPFTWRKIHMGGFFLYGHTNYDYLVKLCQYAIDLSSGHLEEIVIFRFGDDHLLKYIADRASHLRSIQLDSCERISDKGWCEVAKKFPLLEEVVISHGFQSNKTLEVIGQSCPLLKSLAFYGMSFNGRSRDDDAFVIAKTMTGLRHLNIQGNRLTNVGLLAILDECPLLESLDIEGCDSLDISESLWKRLNSQIKNLQIWEEYSDPYYNNVELVFAYEDSDGTSYWEYVEKIVDEDEDEDEDEDEDEDEDEDEDDENLDD comes from the exons ATGTCTCTTGCAAAGAAAGCGAAACTTGAGACCACAACaccaaaccctaaccctaactgGCTTGAACTTCCAACCGATGTAACATCAAACATACTCCAAAGGCTTGGGGCCGTAGATATTCTCACCATCGCACGCAATGTGTGTCCTTATTGGTGGAAAATTTGTAAAGACCCTTTCACCTGGCGCAAAATTCACATGGGAGGTTTCTTTCTCTACGGACACACAAATTATGATTATTTGGTCAAACTTTGTCAGTATGCCATTGACCTAAGTTCTGGTCATTTAGAAGAAATTGTTATTTTTAGATTTGGTGATGATCATCTTCTCAAATACATTGCTGATAG GGCAAGCCACTTAAGAAGCATACAACTTGATTCCTGTGAGAGAATCTCAGATAAAGGATGGTGTGAAGTTGCAAAAAAGTTTCCATTGTTAGAGGAGGTTGTCATTTCACATGGCTTCCAATCTAATAAAACTCTTGAAGTTATTGGCCAAAGCTGCCCTCTCTTGAAATCACTAGCATTTTATGGGATGTCGTTTAACGGCCGGTCACGGGACGATGACGCATTTGTTATTGCGAAAACAATGACCGGGTTACGCCATCTAAATATTCAAGGAAACCGGCTCACTAATGTTGGGCTGCTTGCCATTCTTGATGAATGTCCTCTTCTTGAATCTCTTGACATTGAAGGATGTGATAGTTTGGATATCAGTGAAAGCTTGTGGAAAAGGTTGAATAGTCAGataaaaaatttacaaatttGGGAGGAATATTCAGACCCTTACTATAATAATGTTGAACTGGTGTTTGCATATGAAGACTCAGATGGTACTTCTTATTGGGAATATGTTGAgaagattgttgatgaagatgaagatgaagatgaagatgaagatgaagatgaagatgaagatgaggatgAGGATGATGAAAATCTCGATGATTGA